A segment of the Staphylococcus ratti genome:
AAGCGCTTATGTTGCAATATGACATTATTGGTGAAATGTATGTAGGCATGACGAAAGAAGCGCACGTATTTAAAGAATTATTTGGGGAACGAGTCGTTATTTCTCCGATGACGATAGAAGAGATTATGGTGCACTACGAAAATATTGGAAAGGAGGAGAAGGAATGCGTCGACTTTTATTAAGAAATATTCTTTTGAGAAAGTGGACAGTTGCACTTTATTTGATAATTTTGTTATTGTTACCTTGGTATATGATTACAAAATCCATTTACCCATTATTCTGGCAAACTTTTATATTTTTAGTAACAATCATCATGTTTCTTGAGAGTGCGACGGCTTATCGATTGTTTAATCGATTTGGCAAGACCGTTGCATATGTTTTTCAACACAGTTTACCCGTATCCCGAATGCAATTATTAAATAGCCACTATTTAACAGTTTTGGGGGTGACTGTCATGGGAACAATAGTGCTTTGGGGATACGAAGTGGATCATGCATTTATTAGTATAAATGATATCCATTTTAACTTCTTTTGGATGTTTATAGCAGTTAATTTATTTAGCTTTTTATTTGGATTTCCTCAATGTAGTGAAAAAATGAATGACCACATACCGCTTTATTTATATATTATTACAATGCACTTTTTAATCCCATTAGTGATAGGATTGGGTGTTTCGGGCTACGGAATGGTAAGATATGATAACCCATTGCGCTATGATTACATTGATTTTGGTTTTTGGTATTTTATAGTAAGTGCATTATCTGCAACAATCATGTATTTTTATCAAGTGATACGTCTAAAGAGAGTATAGGAGGACATTAGGTATGCAGTTAAAACAAATTACAAAACAATACGGTAATAATACCGTTATTGACGCTATAGATTTTGCATTTAATGATAGTAAAATTGTAGGGTTGATAGGGAAAAACGGTGTTGGTAAAACAACAATTATGAAAATTATGAATGGCAACATCGTCAATTATTCAGGTGAAGTTCAAATAGCCAAAGAGGATAATATTGGTTATCTTATTGAACACCCTAAATTGTATGATAATAAATCTGGGTTATATAACTTAAAGTTGTTTGCACATGTTTTAGGCAAAGGCTACGATTCAGCATATACAGAATCTATTATACGTGCTTTTGGAATGGAAACGTATATAAAGAAAAAAGTGAAAAAATATTCGATGGGAATGAAACAAAAATTAGCGATTGCGGTTTCATTAATGAATAAACCTAAATATTTAATCCTTGATGAACCTACGAATGGCATGGATCCAGATGGTTCAATAGACGTATTAAAAACAATCGAAAAACTTGTAAAAGAATTAGATATGAAAATCTTAATTTCGAGTCATAAATTAGAAGATATTGAATTAATTTGTGACCGTGCAGTATTCCTTCGTGACGGCCATTTCGTACAAGATGTCAATTTATCTGAAGATCAAACAACGGGTCAAACGATGATTCAAGTTGAGCAAGAGGACTTTGACAAAGCAATCGAGTACCTTAAAGCGCATTTCCAAGTTATTCAAAGCCAAAAGGAATTAGGTGAAATTGTTTTAAATGTTCAAAGCAGTTACCAACCCGTATTGAAAGGATTAGCGGCTCAGAATATTTTTCCAAAATATATCGAGACGCATCGTACTTCGTTAAGAGATACGTACTTCAATATTAATCAGAGAGGTGACAAATAATGAACATCTTACAATTAATTAAATATGATATCATTAGCGTTTTAAAAAGCCCGTTAACATATATTGCTTTATTTTTAGGTATTGCACCTATCGCACTTATTGTAGGGATTATGATGGGGAACCATAACGACGTAAATCCTAACACGATGTTTAGTGTTGCAAAATGGTTCTTTTCTCTCATTGGCTTAATGTTTATTATTAAAACGTTAACGAGAGATTCAGGCCAAGGTACAATTCAACTTTTTGTTAATAATTTAAGAAATCGTATAAGTTATTTTATTGCTAAGTTTTTCTCAATCATACTGCTTTCGTTATTAATGTCTGGTGTAGTCATTTTAATCACTTATGCTATTATTTGGATAACGAATGGAAAAGATTTTGAAACGAAAAACATTTGGGAACTTATCGTTTTTTACCTTATTTTATTTTTAGTGTATGGTTTACTTTTATTCTTAATTAATATGTTTGTGCAAAAGCCAGCATTAGTATTCACTTTAGGGATTTTACTATTACTCCTTTTACCAGTTGTAAAACCATTTATACCTTTAATTCCTGAAATTGGGGAAGACATCAATAAATCGCTTAAATATATTCCTATTAGTTATTTGAGTGATAAAGCTTTAGAAAGTGGTTTAGATTTTACGAATTGGCAATGGTTCATAAATATCGCATGTATTGTAGTATTATTTATTGCTAATATGTTTGTGATTAGTAAAAAAGATATTTAATAGAGAAAGAGTGAGGACATAGTGTTGTTCTCGCTCTTTATTTTATGTGTAGAATGAAGGAGGGTGGAAATTGCTTAATGCAATTGTCATGCTTGATGACACATTCATTTGAAAATGTACCATTTTCAAATGATACGTGTTTTAAAGATGATGGTGTATGATTAATAGGACTGGACTACCATACATATGCATCTCAAAGTAGCGAGCTTTTACATAGCGCTTAATAGCGTAAAAAAAGGATAAGTCTAATAGTTAAAAAGGATTAGAGGAGGGTGTAACTATGTCATTGCTCAGTATTGGTATCGATATTGGAACGACGAGTACAAAAGCAGTTTTATTTGATGAAAGCGGAACAGTTAGAGCTAAAGCTCAAAAAGCGTATCCGTTAATGACGCCAGATATTGATACGGCCGAACAAAATCCATCAGAGATGATGGAAGCGGTTGAAGCAACGCTCAAAGAAATTATAGCTAAATCTCAAAAAATCGGTACATTATCACATATTGCTTTTAGCGCACAAATGCACAGCATATTGTTGGTAGATGAAGCTATGCGTCCTATTACACATTCTATAACATGGGCAGATAATCGTGCGAAAGAAGTGGTACTACGTTTAAAAAACGATGAAAAAGGAAAGCGACTTTATCAAAATACGGGAACACCTATTCATGCGATGTCCCCGCTATGTAAATTGATTTGGATGAAAGAAGCACGCCAAGCATTATACGCTGCTGCTTATAAAGTGATGGACATTAAAACATATATTATCTATCAATTAACGCAACAATGTGTGATGGATATGTCTATTGCCTCGGCGACAGGTTTATTTAATATTCATGATAAAAAGTGGGATGATGAAGCCCTAAAGTTGGTGGGTTTAAATGATAGCCACTTACCAGAAGTGGTACCTACAACACATGTATTATCTTTTACAAACGAAGTATGTCAACGCTTTAACCTAACCCACGATATTCCTGTTATCATCGGGGCAAGTGATGGTGTACTTTCTAATTTAGGTGTAGATAGTTATAAACAAGGAGAAGTTGCGGTTACAATAGGTACATCAGGCGCGATAAGAACGGTTGTTAAACACCCTATATTAGATCCTAAAGGCCGCACATTTTGTTACATATTAGATGATACGCATTATGTTATTGGAGGACCTGTGAACAATGGTGCGATAACGTTTCAGTGGTTGCGCGATCATGTGTTTCAAATGCCTAACCATCATGATAGTATGATGACTTTTGATGAGATGATGGCATTAGCTCAAAAAGTTAATCCAGGTGCAAATGGTTTGTTGTTTCATCCTTATCTTTCAGGGGAACGTGCGCCTATTTGGTCTTCGGAAGTAAGAGGTTCATTTATTGGTTTGACGTTAGCGCACCATCAAGGTCATATGATAAGAGCGGTACTTGAAGGTGTGCTATTTAATTTGTATTCTGTTTTGCTTGTTTTAGTAGAAATGACAGGTAGACGACCTCATAAAATTAAAGCGACAGGTGGGTTTTCAAAAAGTGTGCTTTGGCGACAATTGATGGCTGATATTTTTGACTGTCACGTTGAAATTCCAAAAAGTTATGAAAGTTCGTGTCTCGGTGCAGTTGCATTAGGATTCAAAGCTTTAGGGCATCCAAAAGCTTATTGTCACATTTCCGAGTGGATCGGAAGGACCTATTACCATGAGCCGAATGAGGAGGTTGTCCTGCAATATCAAAAACTTTCTTCTATTTTTGTTGAGACGCGTCAACAGCTCATGCGTACTTACAAAAGTATCGCTACTTACGAAAACGAAAAGTAATGAAAGGGGGAAATCATGATACAAGAAATTTGGCCAATTATAAGCGTAGTGATAGGTATTTTAGTTTTATTAATATTAATAATGAAAATCAAATTGAATACATTTATCGCATTAATTGTCACCGCAGTGGTAACAGGGATTTTATTAGGGATGCCGTTAGATAAGATTATTTCAACCATTGAAACAGGGATGGGAAATACATTAGGCCATATTGCATTGATTTTTGGTTTAGGTGCGATGTTAGGTAAGTTACTTGCAGATGGAGGCGGTGCCACACAAATTGCTGATACGTTAGTTTCACGTTTGGGACAACACTATGTCATGTGGGCTATGGTTTTAGCTTCTTTTATTATTGGCATTGCTTTGTTTTTTGAAGTGGGACTCGTATTGTTGATACCCCTCGTCTTTACTATTGCGAAAAGAATGGAAATTTCACAACTGACCCTTGGCCTGCCGATGGTAACAGCATTATCGGTTACACACGGGTTTTTACCGCCCCACCCAGGACCTGTTGTCATTGCAAAAGAACTTAATGCTCATATTGGGGAAGTCTTATTATATGGCTTTATAGTGGCTATACCGGTCACGATTATTGCAGGGCCATTATTCATAAAACTCGCACCGAAATTAACGTCACAAGCATTTTGGCGTGAAGGAAATATTGCTTCGCTTGGGGCGACGAAATCATTTGAAGCTTCAGAATTGCCAAGTTTTAAATTGAGTACGTTTACTGCTTTGCTTCCTGTGATTTTAATGTTAATGGCGACAGTTTGGCAACTTATTTCAGGTCATCAAGGCGAGGCTACAAATGTTTTTGAAAGTGGCCTTTATTTTGTTGGGACAGCTGGTACAGCAATGCTCATTGCAGTACTATTTGCAATGTATAGCATGGGACTAAAGCAACGACGCAAAATGAGCCATATTATGGATTCAGTAACACAAGCGATAAATCCAATCGGTATGATGTTGTTGATTATTGGAGGAGGAGGCGCATTTAAACAAATCCTTATCGATGGAGGCGTTGGAAAAAGTATTGAATATTGGTTTACGGATACTCATATTTCGCCACTATTGCTCGCGTGGATAGTAGCTGCAGTCCTTCGATTAGCGTTAGGTTCTGCGACTGTTGCTGCGATATCTTCAACAGGAATAATTTTACCTTTATTACAAACGGCGGATGTAAACCTTGCACTTGTGGTTCTCGCTATTGGAGCAGGAAGTGTTTTCTGTTCACATGTGAACGATGCGGGTTTTTGGATGTTTAAAGAATACTTTGGCTTAACTATAAAAGAAACCTTTTTAACGTGGTCTTTAGTTGAGACTATCATTTCAATTGCTGGCTTTACTTTCGTGTTTATTTTAAGCTTATTTGTGTAAAAAGTTTATTAGAGGGTATGGTACAGTAAAAATTAAAGAGGTGTTTACAATGCCGTGGACAATGTCAGATTACCCAGCAAGTTGGAAAAATTTAGAAGAACTTGAGAGGAAAAAGGCGATTGATATTGGTAACGCAATGTTGAAAGATGGTTATAAAGAATCAGATATTATACCGATTGCGACATCGCAAGCAGAAAAATGGTATAACAATGCGACGCAGTCAGAATTGAATGAGCTCAAAAACAAAAAAATTACACAACATCAAAAAGATGATTCTGCTACGCCACAATTAAATGATAATGATATCCATGTCTACTTTGAAGACGATGTATGGAAAGTTAAAACAGCGCATGCAAAGCAAGCTTCTGATACTTTTGAATATAAAAAAGAAGCGGTTGCGCGAGCAAAAGAAATTGCTGAAAATAAAAATACAAAAGTAATTGAACACACAAAGACAGATTAAAAAGAGATTAGGATAACAATAAAAAGAGCGTGGGACAGAAATCAAACGGATTTCTGTCCCACTTCTAACAAGAATGTTACGATATGTTGAAATAAGCGCAACATCATCTCCTAACACAGAATACTTATTTGCATGTTCTCGGTTCAATTTATAGTAATGTTTTTAAAATGGATTCATAAACATCATTCCACAATGTATGATCGGTTAAGTAGCGGTTGCGTACAGTTTGGTGGAATGTTTTTTCTTTATCTTCAAAGTCAGGGTTAGATTTATCTGGTAAGGTTTGTCGAAGTTTATTCACAAAGTTTTGAACAGACTGAGCTCTTGGTCCCCATACAGCTTGTTGTTCGAACTTTTCATTCATGAATATATAAATAGGAATAGCACGTGCCTTACCATTTGTTAAATATTGATCGATTAAATCTGTATTGGCATCACGATAAAATGCACGGACTTCCAGATTCAATTGTTCAGAAATATGCTTTAAGATAGCATTATTCATCATTGCATCTGTACACCAGTCTTCAGTAATGACTAAGACATAGTGATAACCCTTCGTGTTGATACTGTCTAACCGTTGATTGTTCGTAGGCGGTTCAAATTCTTTATAGATGCTTAAAAGGTTTTCTTTGTTTACGGACATATCATCAATATATTGGTGAATAGGTTTTGCTTCTGCATAATATGTTTTTAAATTCGCCATAAATAACACCCTCCTTCATTATATTTATTATATCAAGCGTCTTATTGAAAGAAAATTAAAAAGATTACAACAAATTAAGAATGTGACATTTAGAATACAAATAATGGTACAAGGTTTTAATTTTTATTGTTTCAAATTATAATTTGAAGTGTTGAAATGATTTTAGCGAAAAAAGGGGGGAGATTAATGGATAAAATCACTTTTTTAAATGAACTTGAGCATCAGTTAAAGCGCTTACCGAATCAACTTGTAGATAATGTGATGAATCAGTATGAAACGCATTTCTATAAAGAAAATGAAAAAGGGAAGTCTGATTCAGAAATCATCCAAGCTTTAGATAAGCCGAAGCAAATTGCAAAGAAAAAGTATGCTAAATATGCGGTCAAAGATGCCGAAATCAAACCGGATTTTAATCATATTAGAAGGGCGGTTTTTGCAACGATAGGAATGAGTATTATTACGTTATTCTTTATCGTTGTGCCATTAATTTTCATTCTTTTATTTATTATTATAGGTACGTTCATTGCATTAGGGATGATTTTAACACCAATAATTGTATTTATAACTAATATTTATGCAGGCTTGGCTCAATTCTCACTGACCAATTACTTATTTAGTTTTGCTTATTCTGGTTTAGGTCTAATGTTATTTGTATTAATTGTAAAATTTCTATGTCTATTGCGTAATGGATTGATTCGTTATCTAAAATGGAATATTAATTTTATTAAAAAAGGAACATTTCAATGATGAAAAAATTATTTATGACCGGTTTAATTATGTTTCTTGTGTTTTTTGTAATTGGGACAGTCGTATGGTTTACAGTTGAGGACAAAAATAATCGAATCGAAACAAAAGAAAAATCATTTAAACTTAATGAAATTAAAAGAATCAATGTACACTCTGATAATGCGGATGTTCACATCAAAAAAGGTGATACTTTTCATGTTAGTTACGAAGGAAAGTCTAAAGTGAATATTTCAAATCAAAATAAAACATTGCAAGTTTCGGATAATCAAAATGTGAAAAAGAGAATGTTAAATGTTAATCCTTTTAATAGTTCAAAAGCGCAACTTACTATTACAGTGCCTTCTAAACAGCTTGATGAAATTAATGTCACAACACAAGTCGGGATTTTAGATGTGGAGGATATTCAAAGTAGTAATGCGACATTTTGGAATGAAGTCACAGGTCAGATTAACGTAAATAATTGTACATTTAATGATACGAATATTACGGCAAATGAGACGTTTATTAGTGTTAATAATAGCGCACTTTCTAATTCAGAAATTAGTGTGAATAAAGGTAAAATTGCAATTAATGACGCGCTCGTTAAAAAAAGTGTTTTCAAGGTCGATCGAGGAAGTATAGAATTGAATAAAATGCAGCCAGAGTGTGATTTAAAAGCGTCAGTGAATCATGGTGATATTTCAATGCGTTACTTGAAATCACCTAAAGATGTGATGTTAAAATTAGTTCCAGAAAATGGCAAAATTCATGTTAATGTGCCTAACTTGCATCAAGGGAAAAATGGAACAGGTCAACATTTAATTGAACTTTATACGAATCAAGGAGATATTAATATTCTATAAGAGGTTGGGACAACTGCTTTGAAATACCGTTTACCGGGCTTCAAAGCGGTTATAGCGTCCTAACCTTTTATTTTGATGCAAAAGGAATATCGGTATCAAGCTTACCGATCAGTTTTGTAGTTTTGATAGGATGACCTTCTAGCCAACTGCGAAAATTAATAGCGGTAGGAGACTGATTTTCGCCTAAGCTTATCCACGCAGTCAATGTTTTAGGGTCATACATTGTCGTATGTATTGTGCCACTCCAACTTTTAAATAATTTGCTATAAACACCATAGTGAGGCTGGTTAAAACGCTTGAAAATTTCAAAACGCTCTAAGGGAGTATTCAAATTGAGATTTAAACGTTGTAATCGTTCTTCAGATTCTTTAATATAGTTACGATTTTCATGAGTTAGTAATTTGAAGTGGTTTGTACACGTGCGATCATAACGTACATCCACACTTCGAGGTGAAACTTCAACAATGGCATGTGCACCTGTTTGTTCTTGTAACATGTAGCTAAAAGAACTGCGATGAGGAATGGTTTTTAGCAGTTGAACCCCTTCAGCTACATTGCGACACGTTTCTAATATAATACGGCCAACCATATAACATACAAACCCGTTGGCAGGTTTTTTTCGATGCATAAAATTATAAGCCATAACAAGCCCATGTTCATTCATCCCGTCCATGCGTCCTGTTGTACGTGACATTGGTCCAATTTGTGCAAAACCACCATCAGTCGGACGATAGAGTTGATAGCGTCCGTCATAAGTAGCGGGGTGGTAATCATAATTGCGAATCATATAGTCGTCACCAATATAAACCGTACAGCCGCTATCCGGTAAATCAGTGAAACGATAATGTGCAAAATTTAATATAGCTTGTTTCGTGGAGAGGTTTAAAGTATCTTGAATTCCTTTAATTTCTTCCCAAATACCAGGAGCAAAAGCTTGGAATACTTTATAGGTTTCGTGGACATCAATGTCAAAGCGAGGCACACGCTTTTTCCATTCTTTTTCTCTATTTTTTAACATTTGCGTTTGTTGCATCCATTTAGCAACTTGTACACCGTAATCATAATGGCTACCTTCAAATGTTTGAATATCTATACTGACCTCTTGCATACACTTCTGTCCTTTCTGAAATCTATTTAACACAATTTGTTACGGTGTTGTAATATATCGTTAATTGTATTTGACTTTTTATACGCTTATAATAACATTATATTCAATTAAAAATTATAGAACATTGTTCAGGGAGTGATAATCATGTGGGTGAAACCATATATTATAGCAAAACAATGGTTATATCGTAATTTTTATCGTTAACTCTGGCACATACGAAAAAAAAGATTGTTACAAACTTGAGGCAATTGTATCAAGGGGTAACAATCTTTTTTGTCATACATCAGTTACATTCGGTGTAATATAAACGGATTTGATTTGATTAATATTATTATTCTTGGAAGATTCACCAAATGTTAGTGTGATGAGTGTTTTTGGTGTATTTTGATAATCTTGGTTTTCATTCGTGTACGTATAAAACATAATCATTTGATTACCGTGTATATGCGCACGATGTATCATTTCGAAATTCCATTGTGAGTGAGGGTCAGCTTCGACAGCTGCCATTCTTGTTGCTAATAATTGAATGAGTCTGGTTTTATTTAAAGCGATTGGCTCCCCCAAATCATTAATATAATAAGCGGCAACCGTATCATCAATCATTTCTGTGACGCGTTTAAGGTCATGATTCTTCCAAGAATTGAGAAATGAGATATAAGGCATTGTCGTAACCTCTTTCATACTGTTGATGTATTAAATGTAACATATTTCTTGGACGATATGAATATTAAGGCATAAACGTATGAGAAAAGGGTATAAGTTTATTGACGAATGACATTTATGTTATAATATTACATAGATAGAATAAACATTGGGATTTTGAGGTGAAACATTTATGTGTAAATTTATTGGTGGAATCTTTAAAGCGTTCTTTGCTATCATGCTTGTAATGACTGTACTTGTAGGTGTTGGTGTTGCAGTATTAGCATTTGTGTTTAAGAGAGACTTTGAAGATATTGAAAACAAAACAAAACAAATCATTTCTGATATTGAATCAAATCAAGGTTAAGAAAAGACGAACACTATGATGTGTTCGTCTTTTTATTCGTCTTAAAAATTGTTCACTTGCATAATTATTCGTCTACACAAACAGAGTTACGTTGTTACCAAAATAAAAGATAGGGTGATGATTTTGTATCAAAATCAAAACGTATTAGTATCGTATCGGTTAAATCAACAAACTGCTGAACAAGTTAAACAATTAGATAGACAACTTGGGAATCCTCATTTAGATGAAGTGGTGTCTCAAACATTCATAAAAGAAATATTGGGTGCACACCTTTTTGCTAGAAATATCACGATAGGAGTGAGTCAAGATTCTCAAATGATGGCAAGTGCAATACAGTTTAAAACACAGTTAGAAACATATCTTAATGCATGTGGTAGCTATACAAATATTGTTAAAATTGTCACTTGGAATGATGAAAGTAAAAATATGAAGAAATTCGAACGTGCTTTTATAGAAAATGACCCGGATTTATGGTTTGTATTTTCTAATGCACTTGGTTTTTCTAGATTATTGAAGCGTTTGTATCGCAATGAACGTTTTGATCCTTCAAGAACGTACTGTATTAGTAATTTATGTTCCAATCATTTACTCGAGTTGCTAGGAGGAAAGTATTTTGAAGGCATGAAA
Coding sequences within it:
- the gntK gene encoding gluconokinase, translating into MSLLSIGIDIGTTSTKAVLFDESGTVRAKAQKAYPLMTPDIDTAEQNPSEMMEAVEATLKEIIAKSQKIGTLSHIAFSAQMHSILLVDEAMRPITHSITWADNRAKEVVLRLKNDEKGKRLYQNTGTPIHAMSPLCKLIWMKEARQALYAAAYKVMDIKTYIIYQLTQQCVMDMSIASATGLFNIHDKKWDDEALKLVGLNDSHLPEVVPTTHVLSFTNEVCQRFNLTHDIPVIIGASDGVLSNLGVDSYKQGEVAVTIGTSGAIRTVVKHPILDPKGRTFCYILDDTHYVIGGPVNNGAITFQWLRDHVFQMPNHHDSMMTFDEMMALAQKVNPGANGLLFHPYLSGERAPIWSSEVRGSFIGLTLAHHQGHMIRAVLEGVLFNLYSVLLVLVEMTGRRPHKIKATGGFSKSVLWRQLMADIFDCHVEIPKSYESSCLGAVALGFKALGHPKAYCHISEWIGRTYYHEPNEEVVLQYQKLSSIFVETRQQLMRTYKSIATYENEK
- the pmtB gene encoding phenol-soluble modulin export ABC transporter permease subunit PmtB, translating into MRRLLLRNILLRKWTVALYLIILLLLPWYMITKSIYPLFWQTFIFLVTIIMFLESATAYRLFNRFGKTVAYVFQHSLPVSRMQLLNSHYLTVLGVTVMGTIVLWGYEVDHAFISINDIHFNFFWMFIAVNLFSFLFGFPQCSEKMNDHIPLYLYIITMHFLIPLVIGLGVSGYGMVRYDNPLRYDYIDFGFWYFIVSALSATIMYFYQVIRLKRV
- a CDS encoding DUF4097 family beta strand repeat-containing protein: MMKKLFMTGLIMFLVFFVIGTVVWFTVEDKNNRIETKEKSFKLNEIKRINVHSDNADVHIKKGDTFHVSYEGKSKVNISNQNKTLQVSDNQNVKKRMLNVNPFNSSKAQLTITVPSKQLDEINVTTQVGILDVEDIQSSNATFWNEVTGQINVNNCTFNDTNITANETFISVNNSALSNSEISVNKGKIAINDALVKKSVFKVDRGSIELNKMQPECDLKASVNHGDISMRYLKSPKDVMLKLVPENGKIHVNVPNLHQGKNGTGQHLIELYTNQGDINIL
- a CDS encoding C45 family autoproteolytic acyltransferase/hydolase, translating into MQEVSIDIQTFEGSHYDYGVQVAKWMQQTQMLKNREKEWKKRVPRFDIDVHETYKVFQAFAPGIWEEIKGIQDTLNLSTKQAILNFAHYRFTDLPDSGCTVYIGDDYMIRNYDYHPATYDGRYQLYRPTDGGFAQIGPMSRTTGRMDGMNEHGLVMAYNFMHRKKPANGFVCYMVGRIILETCRNVAEGVQLLKTIPHRSSFSYMLQEQTGAHAIVEVSPRSVDVRYDRTCTNHFKLLTHENRNYIKESEERLQRLNLNLNTPLERFEIFKRFNQPHYGVYSKLFKSWSGTIHTTMYDPKTLTAWISLGENQSPTAINFRSWLEGHPIKTTKLIGKLDTDIPFASK
- the pmtC gene encoding phenol-soluble modulin export ABC transporter ATP-binding protein PmtC encodes the protein MQLKQITKQYGNNTVIDAIDFAFNDSKIVGLIGKNGVGKTTIMKIMNGNIVNYSGEVQIAKEDNIGYLIEHPKLYDNKSGLYNLKLFAHVLGKGYDSAYTESIIRAFGMETYIKKKVKKYSMGMKQKLAIAVSLMNKPKYLILDEPTNGMDPDGSIDVLKTIEKLVKELDMKILISSHKLEDIELICDRAVFLRDGHFVQDVNLSEDQTTGQTMIQVEQEDFDKAIEYLKAHFQVIQSQKELGEIVLNVQSSYQPVLKGLAAQNIFPKYIETHRTSLRDTYFNINQRGDK
- a CDS encoding DUF2188 domain-containing protein, encoding MPWTMSDYPASWKNLEELERKKAIDIGNAMLKDGYKESDIIPIATSQAEKWYNNATQSELNELKNKKITQHQKDDSATPQLNDNDIHVYFEDDVWKVKTAHAKQASDTFEYKKEAVARAKEIAENKNTKVIEHTKTD
- a CDS encoding HAAS signaling domain-containing protein; this translates as MDKITFLNELEHQLKRLPNQLVDNVMNQYETHFYKENEKGKSDSEIIQALDKPKQIAKKKYAKYAVKDAEIKPDFNHIRRAVFATIGMSIITLFFIVVPLIFILLFIIIGTFIALGMILTPIIVFITNIYAGLAQFSLTNYLFSFAYSGLGLMLFVLIVKFLCLLRNGLIRYLKWNINFIKKGTFQ
- the pmtD gene encoding phenol-soluble modulin export ABC transporter permease subunit PmtD; this encodes MNILQLIKYDIISVLKSPLTYIALFLGIAPIALIVGIMMGNHNDVNPNTMFSVAKWFFSLIGLMFIIKTLTRDSGQGTIQLFVNNLRNRISYFIAKFFSIILLSLLMSGVVILITYAIIWITNGKDFETKNIWELIVFYLILFLVYGLLLFLINMFVQKPALVFTLGILLLLLLPVVKPFIPLIPEIGEDINKSLKYIPISYLSDKALESGLDFTNWQWFINIACIVVLFIANMFVISKKDI
- a CDS encoding thioredoxin family protein; translation: MANLKTYYAEAKPIHQYIDDMSVNKENLLSIYKEFEPPTNNQRLDSINTKGYHYVLVITEDWCTDAMMNNAILKHISEQLNLEVRAFYRDANTDLIDQYLTNGKARAIPIYIFMNEKFEQQAVWGPRAQSVQNFVNKLRQTLPDKSNPDFEDKEKTFHQTVRNRYLTDHTLWNDVYESILKTLL
- a CDS encoding gluconate:H+ symporter; the protein is MIQEIWPIISVVIGILVLLILIMKIKLNTFIALIVTAVVTGILLGMPLDKIISTIETGMGNTLGHIALIFGLGAMLGKLLADGGGATQIADTLVSRLGQHYVMWAMVLASFIIGIALFFEVGLVLLIPLVFTIAKRMEISQLTLGLPMVTALSVTHGFLPPHPGPVVIAKELNAHIGEVLLYGFIVAIPVTIIAGPLFIKLAPKLTSQAFWREGNIASLGATKSFEASELPSFKLSTFTALLPVILMLMATVWQLISGHQGEATNVFESGLYFVGTAGTAMLIAVLFAMYSMGLKQRRKMSHIMDSVTQAINPIGMMLLIIGGGGAFKQILIDGGVGKSIEYWFTDTHISPLLLAWIVAAVLRLALGSATVAAISSTGIILPLLQTADVNLALVVLAIGAGSVFCSHVNDAGFWMFKEYFGLTIKETFLTWSLVETIISIAGFTFVFILSLFV